The Elephas maximus indicus isolate mEleMax1 chromosome 11, mEleMax1 primary haplotype, whole genome shotgun sequence genome contains the following window.
tcactgcatttAAAGGATTTCTCTACTTTATGCATTTTCTGATGTATATTGAGCCATGATTTCTTAAGAAGGATTTTGCCACAGTCTGTGCCTGCAGAGGATATCTGTCTAGTATGAGTCCGCTGATGAACAATGAGACTTAACTCACGGATGAAGCAttttccacattcactgcatATATAAGGTCTCTCTCCTGTATGAACGCCTTTATGTAGAAGTAGTTGTTTCTTTCGgttgaaggcttttccacattcactgCACTGAAAGTATTTCTTTACTTTATGTGTTTTCTGATGTATAGTAAGCCATGATTTCTTGACAAAGATTGTACCACAGTCTGTGCATGTATAGGATGACTGCCTATGAGTTCGCTGATGAACAATGAGACTTAACTCGCGGCTAAAGCAttttccacattcactgcatACACAGGGTTTCTGTCCTGTGTGAGTTTTCTGATGCATATTAAGTCCTGATTTTGTGACAAAAACTTTGCCACATTCTGTGCATTCGTAAGGTTTTTCTTCTGTGTGAGCTTTCTGATGGGTAGTGAGCATGAACTTCCGgaagaaggctttcccacatacACTGCATCTGTGGGATTTCTCTACTTTATGAGTTTTCTGATTCATATTGAGCTCAGATTTCAAGGTAAATGCTTTGCCACATTCTGTGATTTTATAAGATTTTTCTACTGTGTGAGCTCTTTGATGTTCAGTAAGCATGTACTTTTTAGAGAAGACTTTCCCACATAGGCTGCATCTATGgggtttctctcctgtatgaaTCATCTGATGATTCATGAgcacagacttccagaagaaggctttcccacattcactacATACATGCGGTTTTTCTGTCTTGTCGGTTTTATGGTACTCAGTGAGTTGGGACTTGATGTTGTTAGATTTGCGACTCTCATCGTAATTAAATTCAGTATGAAATTGCTCATAGTTTGTATGGAGAAAGATTTCCTCATCTTTATCAACCTTAGCAGAGTTCTTTATTTCGTATCTTTTCTGCTGACTGATTAATGTTAAAATTGATTTCACAGTTTTTCTGCGTAAGTCAAACATACTATGGTCTTGCTTTAAAGCAAAATGACTGTTGTGCTGATGAACAGTATTTTCAAACGCATTATCTTCATAGCATTGTTCTATCTTATTCACCTTGCTTTCATTTGGCATGGGCCCCAACAGATGATCATTAATTTTCTGGATttctagaaaagaagaaaacaatgaatccttccatcttcttgatTTGGAATAAAGATATTTCTAAAAATGCTCTGACGTGAGGTGACTCTTTAGTGACAATCTTATGATATGAGTATAAATAATACTCCATGTTTAATGTTCCTTGCACACTGGTTAAAAACACAACAATATAAACAATCTAAAAGGTAATGGCAGTCAGCATAGAAAATAGGTGAGATAATACATAATTGATAAATACATATTTGACTGTTCCTCAACAAGACCTTGCGATATATATAGAAACTATAAAATACAAGCAAGTCACTTTGAGTGCCAGACTACAGAGGCTGGAGGGCCACCCGATCCAAACTGGTGAAGAACAGATTCATTCCACAAATCCTCACTGAATGACAACTATGTACCAGGCATGGTGCTagtgttgaggatatacacacacattcctTAGGTTTATAgagctgtggtgaaatgagttgcTTCATGtgaccttttgccttggttctttggaaaaacagcttgagagatttttctcctAAGCCCCAAGGAACTACCTtagccctagttttctaccccagaaggtttgttacttttgtccaggttaatTGACATTTCctaggtaagctgtaaacaacttatGGTTTGattactttttgtctggccctgggctatatatagcctgccctgtgattggtatacaCCTTGCAGAATTGGTCAACAGACTATGCAAATCAGCTGTCTGTGGCCTTTTGAGAGGGGATTCGTCAACTCATGGCCCAGGTGGGAGGACTATGCGTTAAATTGATGAGGCGTTTGTTTACATACGGAGCCAACCCCACACAGGCAGGTAAACAGAagcagaagggagaaagaaaacagaaaagaaggcaAGAGAGGGGAGGCCAAGATCCTCCTAAAAAAGCTGTAACAGGGGTTGAATGCTACAATACTGAAGACATCGAGATGCCCAGAAGGGGCCTGTAGCAGATCCAGTCGTGCAAGGCTTGGAAAGGGGCCTGTGGCATAGTCAGTGGTGACAGCGGAAACTTGCTGCTATGAATCCAGCTAAAAGAGCTCAACAAAACTGCTACACTGGTTACGAGTTGGGTCAGATAGCAGTGGAGATGCTGACGTCAGGGAGGCCAAAGACAGCACAGGCCAAAGGCCTAACTCTTGCATGGTGATCCTGTTCCTAACACATGTCCTTCTTCATTCTGTAGACCACCACCAAACAAACTTTCTCAAAACACTCATCTCACATTTACTGGAAATATCTTGTAGTCAACACTCCAAACTTTGGTCTAGCTAGGCCATTCTGCTCTATTCCTACAGAAAGAGGAAAACAATAATCCTTAGGAATATTACAACCAGACAAAAGAACACCTAATCTCTAGAAGCAAACAACTTGCCGCACTGGTTATGAGGATTGCCACCTTTCTCCTCACGCTGTACCGGCACTAGTTAAGAAATCGTCATACACAGACCTGTAAAGGAGAGGGACCCGACAAAGGCAGAATTCAAGGTTAATGACCAGATGACTACAATTTAAGAGATAGAGTACTAAAACCTAAACGTATAGGGTTGTCTGGGAAAGAATATGATTCTAGTTCCCTGGGGATATTGGGATATTGGTGTTGACAAGATAAGCAAAATACATAGAATTAAGCTG
Protein-coding sequences here:
- the LOC126086050 gene encoding zinc finger protein 613-like isoform X1, producing the protein MVKTQVSLELDDVAVKFTWEEWKLLDPAQKNLYWDVMLENYNNLVSVGCQVSKADALSRLERGEPPWSLEDEIHSRKFSEIQKINDHLLGPMPNESKVNKIEQCYEDNAFENTVHQHNSHFALKQDHSMFDLRRKTVKSILTLISQQKRYEIKNSAKVDKDEEIFLHTNYEQFHTEFNYDESRKSNNIKSQLTEYHKTDKTEKPHVCSECGKAFFWKSVLMNHQMIHTGEKPHRCSLCGKVFSKKYMLTEHQRAHTVEKSYKITECGKAFTLKSELNMNQKTHKVEKSHRCSVCGKAFFRKFMLTTHQKAHTEEKPYECTECGKVFVTKSGLNMHQKTHTGQKPCVCSECGKCFSRELSLIVHQRTHRQSSYTCTDCGTIFVKKSWLTIHQKTHKVKKYFQCSECGKAFNRKKQLLLHKGVHTGERPYICSECGKCFIRELSLIVHQRTHTRQISSAGTDCGKILLKKSWLNIHQKMHKVEKSFKCSECGKAFYQKKQLNLHKRMHTRNRPCVCNVCGKTFDSTLERFNHKLIHTREKHVNSGKLEELSSVSHSSSHTSDFMQDKTPVNTVTLQMPSVASQSSLNTSGRLTSRNIVFVGQPIARCEPLGNNREFVQERNLINPGNVVVPSVINYVLFYVTENVTLQLI